The Argonema galeatum A003/A1 genomic interval AAGATATCAGTTTAATCCGGGGTGTAGCGGATTTAGCCGCTCGCACCGACTTCGGTCAAACCTACGATTTCAAAGGCTTAGCCGAAGAATTTACTAATGCGCTGCGGGATGAGTTGGATTTTACCAAAGAAGCTAGCTACACAGATCTACTGCGGCGGAATATGTCTACCAGTCGCTGGTTTGACCCCAAGCAATTGGTAATACCAGAAGTTTTTTGGGATGTTACGACGGAAAAGTTACTGGTTTTAGAGTGGCTGGATGGAGTGCCGCTTTTGTCAGCAACTTTCACAAGCGAAAATAATGGTAAAGGCGGTGTTTCTACGGCTCTAAACCGACGCCAGGTAACAACACTTTTATTCCGCGCTTTCATTCAGCAAATTTTTATTAATGGATTTTTTCACGCAGACCCGCATCCCGGCAATATATTTTATCTAAAAGATGGCCGAGTTGCTTTGCTTGACTGCGGTTTGGTCGGGCGTTTAGACCCGCGCACTCAGGGAATTTTGACGGAAATGATGTTAGCAATTGTGGATATTGATGCTCAACGTTGCAGTCAGTTAACTCTGCAACTATCGGAGTCTAATCAGCTTGGCAATGTGGCTAAGTTGGAAAATGATTATGACCGGATGCTAAGAAAGTATTATAACCGGAGTTTGTCGGAAATTAACTTCAGTCAGGTATTTTATGAAGTCCTGCAAATTGCCCGCGACAATAAAATTAAATTGCCCAGCAATATGGGTTTATATGCGAAAACAATAGCCAATTTGGAGGGCGCTGGACGTACATTCGACCCAGGGATTAACCTGTTAGACGAAGTTAAGCCGTTGCTGACAGATTTATTCCGCAGGCAATTGTTTGGAGATAATCCGCTGCAAACTTTGTTGAGAACTGCTTTGGATCTCAAAAGTTTGTCGCTCGAATCTCCGCGCCAGGTTGAGTTATTGTTAGAACGGGTGACTTCGGAAACTTTAAAATGGAATATAACGATAAAAGAATTGGAGCCGTTGCGCCGCAGTTTGGATGATTCTGCTAATAGGCTTTCGTTTAGTATTTTGGTTGGTTCGCTGATTATGGGGGCGGCAACTATCTCTGCTAACGCGCAGGGGAGTCAGCTATCTATTTTGAGTACGGGCTTATTTGCTGCTGCCAGTTTTTTGGGGTTGTGGTTAATTATTAGTATTCTGCGTTCTTGGCGGAAGAGGTTTTAGTTGATTAACAGAGGTTGTATAGCAACCGCCAAGGCGATTAGGGCAGTAGGGGCGAAGCATTCGGGTAGTAAATCTTCGGTTTTAACCAATAAATTATATGCCCGAATGCTTCGCCCCTACCCCAGATTTATGGCTTAACCGCCTTGGCGGTTGCTATATAAGGAAATAAAATTTTAAACCATTCGTAACTATTTAGAGCGATCGGGCCATTGGTTATTAATCATCTACTTACTTTCTTGGCTTACGCCTGTAGTGCGATCGAACGGGAGTTCCATCCCGGCGTCTATAGCTACGAACAGGGGTAGAACCAGAATCGCTATCCTGATTTCTTCTAAAAAACTGAAAAATCAGTACGATCGCAATGATGATTATTATTAACTCCATATTCATTAAATCCAAGTATGGGTAGTTCAGTGAATGAGGAGCGATCGCTCTCTAGCCCAACGCCTATTTCTTTCGACTTCTTTCGACTGGGTGCAGCACTACCCAGATAAATTTGCCGAGACCCTTCAGGAATGTGAATCCAGCCAAGGTTTTGTAATCGATTTGTAAGATTAGATATTGTCACACCAATCTCATCTGCCATTGCGTATAGGTGACGCCAGTTGGTTAAATCACGCCCCACTCGTTTCTTTTCCAAGATGTGTCGAGGCATTAGCAAACAGCTAGCGAAATACTGAGCTTGCCATTCCCTCCAATCAATCTGATTGTTAACACTGCTTTTATTAAGCCCAACGCTAGTATGGCGGCACAAGGACGGCTCTACAGTTAACTCATTATCTAGTAGACCTAGCTCCATCTGTTCTACAAGACAATCAGCTTTATCTTGGTCAACATGAAGTACCCAGTGACCAATTTCATGGGCGATGGTCGATGCTGCATATCCTTCGGATAGGTTTAGAATATCTTCATTAATCTCAATTAGACGTTCTAACGGCAGAATCCTAGCCGATATCGGCTCTCCGTTTTCAGGAGGTATGCTGTCCCAAACAACAGCCAGATCCAGAAAGTCTGCTACACGAGTGACATCTAAAGGCCATCTGGGAGAGAACTTGGGCGTTTCCTGCATCCGCCTGAGAAGGTCATTGGCCTGCTTCTCAATTTCTTCCTTATGATAATATTGATGCGGTTTGATTACGCTCAACTTTGGTTCTCCTCATCTTCTGGTTGTGCAGCTTCCTGAAAGACTTTTTGAGCAAAATTAGGATCTTCCTGCAATCGACGGAATAAAGCAGGCATCTGCTTGTGGTTTTGCTTAAAAAAATCCTCATCACGCTTGGGGATACGACCAGCGAGGTAAGTTAACTCTTCGGCGTCCAGATCCAAGTGGTGTGCTAAAGATCGAATGTATTCCTCGTTGAGGGGGTTGTCAGGGCGATCGTTTTCTAGTTTCGACAAGTAGGTAAAATGCACGTTGATTTCCTTCGCCAGTTCTTTCTGACTGTACCCCTTTTGGTTACGAGCGTCTCGGATAACTTTACCGAAGCTTGTTTGGTTCATATTCTTAGTTAGTATTTTTGTACTATCTTACCCTAAAACTACGAAAGAAAATAGCAATTAGCTTGACTAAATAGGCAACTTTGACTAAAAAATCAACTTCTATTAAGCGTCGATTTGGCGGATATCATGTAGAACATAGAGTCCCAAAAACACTATAGAACCTTATGACTTCTCCAAAAGTTTATACATTCCAGCAAAGCTCTCCAATCGAGCTAGTCACAGAAACGGGGCAAGAAGTTCAGATCTCTATTCACCAACCCAGTTCGTTCATGTCTAAAAACCTAGAGCGAGTCTTACCGGATTGGACTTTGCCTGTTGCCTGGGTTGTGGTTGTGTTGCAGCAATCCCGATTTGCACTAGGGGAGACTGCAACTCACATCGAGAGAGAGAAAGATCGGTTGCGGGAAAGGTTCATGCGCTTTGGCTGCACGGTGGTTTCCCATCTTCGCGACCAAGGATTCTTGGCCGATCTGATAGATCCTCGCGATGGTTATCCCTGGCTTTCACGTCGAGGAGAAATCCCTCACGATGACACAGCTGTAGTTACGGCGTTACTGGGCTTCCCAGTCACTACTGGTAACTGCTCTATAATAACTCACCCTAGCTGGGGTAATGCCGTCTACCCCAGTATCTTGATGTCTTCGGCTTCCCCGCAATTCATCAAACCTGCACTGAAAAAGGAGGCAATTCAGCAAGGCTGGAAAGATCCAACAAAATATTTGCAACTATCCCTTCCTGGAGTATTACAGTGAAGACTATTTGGCGACCGTTTGCCAGCTATAATCTTTGGTCTTTATTTGCTCCACCTGTAGGCCAAGAACGCTGGCATTGTGACATGAAGCGGGGTTTCCAAAAGGCTCGAAAGAAAGAACCATCTGTTGCAGCTCTTTTAGAGCAAGACAACACACCCCAGCGGATTGGTCATTTAGCGCAAAGGGTCGTCTACGAATTTCATCAAGAGACTTACCTGTTAAATCAGTCAGACGGTGTGGCGCGAGTGGCAGAGATTTTGGAATTGTACCAAGAGTCGGATGAAGTTCAGGAGCGAGTGATTTCAATTCTGAAAAATTACCAGACTAATCCAATTTTAGTTGGAAAGACAATCATTCATCTGAACCGAGGGGATGAGGGATTTCCTACACCAATTACTATCCAGCAGGGGAGTTATATTTTCAACTTTTTTGCTGCTATCGACTGCATTTTTACAGAGCCAGATGGTACACTGCACATTTTAGATTTCAAGACGGGTAAATCTGACTTCGATCGCCGACAGGGATTTGTTTACCTACTGGCAGCTAACTATCTCTACCCGCACTCTAAAGCTATTGCCTCATTTTATAACTTGGAATCCGGTAAGTGGTCAGAGCCAATTTCTGCAACCGCTGCCCAGCTTAATGCCATCCAGATTGAGTTAGCGCGGATAGCCCAGCTGCATGACTTGGAAAAAAAACGTTACAGGCAAAATCCAGACGATTTTGCCCAAATCTTTCCACCCAATTCGGGTATTAACTGCCAATACTGCCCATTTAACTCAATTTGTGAATTTTCTGTCTCTTAGGTGAGGCCATGACTAATTTTCAAGCTACTCAAACTCCCACATTTTTGAGCGAGATTTTCCCGCTAGACATCTCACAGCCTAATTTCATGTGCTTCCGGCTGAGTCCTGAAATTGAACGGAAGGATGGCAACCGCTTGAGTTTTCATTTCAGTCGGGAATTAACCAGTATAGTTGTTATCTGGAATGACCCATATTTCTATGCTCTGGGAATGCCGAATATATCCTTGCCTTCCCTACAAAAGTGGAAAGATATACTAGCGGATGTTCAAGAAAAATTAAAGGGTTTTGGCGATCGCTACTACTCAGTCCAATTGGTGCGCCAGCGACACTTGACACCTTTTATCAAGGCGCAACTAGCTTTTCAGGTTTTGAGGACAACTAAATTTGAAGAACCGCTAATTCTGTCTGATAATAAGGTTGAAGTTAGGCGAGAAATAGATTATTGGCCAGAAACTATCGAACTGCCAAATAGTTTACAGCCTGCTCTGGCTTTAACAGTTCATAGCAGTCTACTCTATCGGAGCAATTTGGAAGATTTCTATGAAAATCATCCTTATCGGCAAAACTTTAAAACCCTTTTGAAAGGTCTAAAAGTTCGAGATATTGAATTTGATTGGAGTTACGGTACTATTAGTAATTTTCCGGGGAATGTGGGTGAACATAGAGAAAAACTAATCAAGAAAGCAAACCGTGAAAGCAGCAAAAAAGCTTTATTGAACGCTCCAGACGACCAAACTCTAGTTACCGTACAGTTCAGAAACAGAGAGCAACGTGACTATCCTATGGCCTTTCTTCGCCCCTGCGTTACATCTGAAACAGCTGACAGATTTGAAGTAGACTATGGAAAGTTGCTTAAGGGGACAAAGATTGGTTATAAAGAACGAACAGACCTCCTGGCTTCCTACAAACAAACGGCTGAAATGGCTCTAGATGCTTATGGATTTCAAATGGAGCGTAGTATCAACAGCCGTCAATATCCAGAATTATTTTGGCAACCGCTGAAGCCGCTTGATGAAACACCACTGGAGTTTGGAAAGAAATTCATTGGCAAAAGAGGAGATGTTCTCAAGGGACTCTCTGAACGCAACGGTGGTGTTTATAGCCGTCACAATGATTATCGCGATCCCTCAAGACCAATTCGCATTGCAGCTGTAAAGCTTTGCGATTTAAGTGTAAATTATTTTTTAGACGAAGTTATTAAACGTTTAAAAAGCTATGGTTTTAATAGTGAGATAGTTACCAGAAAAGCAGTAGTGGTTAACAATTTGATAGGGGCTGATGCTAGAGCAGAAGTAGAGAGATCGGTTGATGAATTAATGGAAATTCCGACTGACATTGTATTGACATTTTTACCTCAGAGCGATCGCAACACTGATAAGGACGACGGAGGCAGCCTGTATTATTGGGTTTACTCACGCTTGCTCCGCCGTCAGCTTGCTAGCCAAGTAATTTATGCCCATACATTGAGCAGTGTTGAACCCCGCCAAATACTCAATCAAGTGATTCCAGGAATTTTGGCGAAGTTAGGAAATTTGCCTTTCATTCTGGCTGAACCTTTAAAGATTGCTCACTATTTCATTGGTTTGGATGTTTCCAGAGAATCCAAGGAAAGGTTGCCCGGAACAGTTAATGCTTGTGCTAGTGTGCGACTTTATGATACCCAAGGGAAGTTTATTCGCTATCGTATCGAAGATGCTTTAATTGAAGGTGAAGAAATCCCTCAACGACTTCTAGAAACATTGCTTCCCGCTGGTGAAATGAGGGACAAAACTACCTTGATTTATCGGGATGGTTCTTTTTGTGGTCAAGAAGTCGAGCATTTAAGGAAATGGGCAAACGCAATTAAAGCTAAGTTTATTTTGGTGGAGTGTCGCAAGTCTTGTATTCCCCGACTATACAACCTGAATCATAAAATTGTCACAGCACCGGAAAAAGGCTTAGCGTTTCGTTTGTCCTCTCGTGAAGCAGTTGTAGTGACAACTAAGGTTTCTGAAAAGGTTGGGTTGGCTCGTCCCCTACGTTTGACAGTGCATGAGGATGGACATCAAGCATCAATTGAAGATGTTGTAGAAACCACTCTTAAACTGACGTTACTGCATCATGGATCGCTACAAACGCCTCGGTTGCCGATGCCACTTTATGGATCTGATCGCATGGCTTATTTGCGGTTAAACGGGATTTATCCGAGTATGTTGCAGGGCGATCGCCAATTTTGGCTATAAGCTCATCGTTCTATATTTGGCAGCATCCCAAAAGACTCACGGTTGCGATCTCCTTCCCGATCGTATTATACTTGTGGGTCAAGATCGATCGCCCATACCTATCCTTACTGTAGAACCAAACCAATAATTCTCTTCATCACCCGCATAACTTCATATAGCTCGTTAGTCTGAGGGTTAGAAAGAGTAAACTTATTTGAGAAACCATACTGACGCACCTGTTTATTGAGCTTAATAAAAATATAGTCCTCACCATTTGTTATCATCCCAAAAGTTGGCATTTCTGAAGTAGGATTTGCCATCATATAAGCTAAAGTTTGCGGCAGAGCTTGTCTAACGCTAAAACCATAGCGCTTCGACTCGATTAACACCACCCAAAGTTTATTTCGCACGACCAAAGCATCAATAAACCCTTCTAATATGGGTTCCTCTTCGCCTCCCCCTTCAATTTCCACCTTCACATATTGCTCTCCCAGAACCTTAAAAGGCGGATCGCACAATCCCATTAATTCTAAAAGCGGAGACAGCATAATAATATTGACCGTGCCTTCTGTTATCGGCCCCTCTCCTGCATAATAGAGGTATCGATTTTTAAGCCGATTCAGTGATTGTTTTTCGCTCTCGCCGATTTCAGGAAGCTCCTCATACCATTCTGTGAAAAACTGGGGGTCAGTCGCCTCGCTGAGATTAAACTTGCTGCGAATGTCGTTCAGATTAGTAATCGCTTTGGTAATTCCAACAGTTTCAACCATAATTGATCGCGCTTTTTTCTTTTATTATATCTAAAATGGTTAGCCAGTATCTCTAGTTTAGCAAGTGCGCCGTATTCCTCTCCCAATTCCCGAAGTATGCTAGCATTCATAACTAACGTTGCTGCTGAATCGGAATCTGAATGACAAACTCCGCACCCTGCCCAGGTGCTGAAATACACGCCAATTGGCCCTTATGCTTATCTATAATCTGGTAGCTAATGGACATTCCCAAACCCGTACCCGAACCTACTGGTTTAGTTGTAAAAAATGGATCGAAAATCCGTTGCCGTACTTCTTCTGTCATTCCTGGGCCA includes:
- a CDS encoding ABC1 kinase family protein, giving the protein MFLTQNVSRQRDIIEVFLRNGWDYMRRLLTGSKADEPQLPPPAVLRKILIELGPVYVKLGQLLSTRPDLLPSSYIEELSTLQDDVPPVAWVDIEVVLRQALRKPLEEIFASINPRPVAAGSIAQTHKATLADGREVALKVQRPGIDIIVDQDISLIRGVADLAARTDFGQTYDFKGLAEEFTNALRDELDFTKEASYTDLLRRNMSTSRWFDPKQLVIPEVFWDVTTEKLLVLEWLDGVPLLSATFTSENNGKGGVSTALNRRQVTTLLFRAFIQQIFINGFFHADPHPGNIFYLKDGRVALLDCGLVGRLDPRTQGILTEMMLAIVDIDAQRCSQLTLQLSESNQLGNVAKLENDYDRMLRKYYNRSLSEINFSQVFYEVLQIARDNKIKLPSNMGLYAKTIANLEGAGRTFDPGINLLDEVKPLLTDLFRRQLFGDNPLQTLLRTALDLKSLSLESPRQVELLLERVTSETLKWNITIKELEPLRRSLDDSANRLSFSILVGSLIMGAATISANAQGSQLSILSTGLFAAASFLGLWLIISILRSWRKRF
- a CDS encoding helix-turn-helix domain-containing protein; this encodes MNQTSFGKVIRDARNQKGYSQKELAKEINVHFTYLSKLENDRPDNPLNEEYIRSLAHHLDLDAEELTYLAGRIPKRDEDFFKQNHKQMPALFRRLQEDPNFAQKVFQEAAQPEDEENQS
- a CDS encoding methylmalonic aciduria and homocystinuria type D protein; translated protein: MTSPKVYTFQQSSPIELVTETGQEVQISIHQPSSFMSKNLERVLPDWTLPVAWVVVVLQQSRFALGETATHIEREKDRLRERFMRFGCTVVSHLRDQGFLADLIDPRDGYPWLSRRGEIPHDDTAVVTALLGFPVTTGNCSIITHPSWGNAVYPSILMSSASPQFIKPALKKEAIQQGWKDPTKYLQLSLPGVLQ
- a CDS encoding PD-(D/E)XK nuclease family protein; protein product: MKTIWRPFASYNLWSLFAPPVGQERWHCDMKRGFQKARKKEPSVAALLEQDNTPQRIGHLAQRVVYEFHQETYLLNQSDGVARVAEILELYQESDEVQERVISILKNYQTNPILVGKTIIHLNRGDEGFPTPITIQQGSYIFNFFAAIDCIFTEPDGTLHILDFKTGKSDFDRRQGFVYLLAANYLYPHSKAIASFYNLESGKWSEPISATAAQLNAIQIELARIAQLHDLEKKRYRQNPDDFAQIFPPNSGINCQYCPFNSICEFSVS
- a CDS encoding Piwi domain-containing protein, which translates into the protein MTNFQATQTPTFLSEIFPLDISQPNFMCFRLSPEIERKDGNRLSFHFSRELTSIVVIWNDPYFYALGMPNISLPSLQKWKDILADVQEKLKGFGDRYYSVQLVRQRHLTPFIKAQLAFQVLRTTKFEEPLILSDNKVEVRREIDYWPETIELPNSLQPALALTVHSSLLYRSNLEDFYENHPYRQNFKTLLKGLKVRDIEFDWSYGTISNFPGNVGEHREKLIKKANRESSKKALLNAPDDQTLVTVQFRNREQRDYPMAFLRPCVTSETADRFEVDYGKLLKGTKIGYKERTDLLASYKQTAEMALDAYGFQMERSINSRQYPELFWQPLKPLDETPLEFGKKFIGKRGDVLKGLSERNGGVYSRHNDYRDPSRPIRIAAVKLCDLSVNYFLDEVIKRLKSYGFNSEIVTRKAVVVNNLIGADARAEVERSVDELMEIPTDIVLTFLPQSDRNTDKDDGGSLYYWVYSRLLRRQLASQVIYAHTLSSVEPRQILNQVIPGILAKLGNLPFILAEPLKIAHYFIGLDVSRESKERLPGTVNACASVRLYDTQGKFIRYRIEDALIEGEEIPQRLLETLLPAGEMRDKTTLIYRDGSFCGQEVEHLRKWANAIKAKFILVECRKSCIPRLYNLNHKIVTAPEKGLAFRLSSREAVVVTTKVSEKVGLARPLRLTVHEDGHQASIEDVVETTLKLTLLHHGSLQTPRLPMPLYGSDRMAYLRLNGIYPSMLQGDRQFWL
- a CDS encoding type I restriction endonuclease, which translates into the protein MVETVGITKAITNLNDIRSKFNLSEATDPQFFTEWYEELPEIGESEKQSLNRLKNRYLYYAGEGPITEGTVNIIMLSPLLELMGLCDPPFKVLGEQYVKVEIEGGGEEEPILEGFIDALVVRNKLWVVLIESKRYGFSVRQALPQTLAYMMANPTSEMPTFGMITNGEDYIFIKLNKQVRQYGFSNKFTLSNPQTNELYEVMRVMKRIIGLVLQ